From a region of the Streptacidiphilus albus JL83 genome:
- a CDS encoding helix-turn-helix domain-containing protein: MARSPHSGAQAARDRIALALRDLRRDAGLSAHEVSLRCGWSAAKTSRMEHGKVPPSDTDIRAWCEACDQPGQAASLIAANRQADQLYVEWRRRQRSGLRHIQETTLTLSEEARVERVYCSNVVPGFFQTAAYTRAMFETFVRFEDIPDDIDEAVASRGERAQLLYEGGRRFVVLLEETVLRYRLCGRDAMVEQLEHLLAVASLPSVALGVIPFTADRRIMWPLEAFYLFDNSRVVVETLSAEINVASSQEIRLYERAFLELGGMAVYGPAARTLIQQALGSLE; this comes from the coding sequence ATGGCACGCTCCCCACACTCCGGCGCGCAGGCCGCCCGCGACCGGATTGCCCTCGCCCTGCGGGATCTGCGCAGAGACGCCGGCCTCAGCGCCCACGAGGTCTCGCTCCGGTGCGGCTGGAGCGCGGCGAAGACGTCCCGGATGGAACACGGGAAGGTCCCACCGTCGGACACCGACATCCGGGCCTGGTGTGAGGCATGCGATCAGCCTGGTCAGGCGGCCAGCCTGATCGCGGCCAACAGGCAGGCGGACCAGTTGTACGTGGAATGGCGACGGCGGCAGCGGTCCGGGCTCCGGCATATCCAGGAGACCACTCTCACTCTGAGCGAAGAAGCCCGAGTCGAGCGCGTGTACTGCTCCAACGTGGTGCCGGGCTTCTTCCAGACCGCGGCGTACACCCGGGCCATGTTCGAGACGTTCGTCCGCTTCGAGGACATCCCGGACGACATCGACGAAGCGGTGGCATCACGCGGGGAGCGGGCCCAACTTCTATACGAGGGTGGTCGCCGGTTTGTGGTGCTGCTCGAAGAGACAGTCCTGCGATACCGGCTCTGCGGCAGGGACGCGATGGTCGAACAGCTCGAACACCTTCTTGCGGTGGCGAGCCTGCCGTCTGTGGCACTGGGTGTCATCCCCTTCACGGCAGACCGAAGGATCATGTGGCCCCTGGAGGCGTTCTACCTCTTCGACAACAGCAGGGTCGTCGTCGAGACCCTGTCGGCAGAGATCAACGTGGCTTCCTCGCAAGAGATCCGCTTGTACGAGCGTGCATTCCTGGAACTTGGAGGCATGGCCGTCTACGGTCCTGCGGCCCGCACTCTGATCCAGCAGGCGTTGGGCAGCCTGGAATGA
- a CDS encoding NAD-dependent epimerase/dehydratase family protein translates to MRILVMGGTWFLGKAVVEGALLRGWQVTTFNRGRSGADVPGVRAWRGDRTDRGDLDSLAAQGPWDAVVDTSASEMAPRDVLLGTQLLADRTSRYVYVSTVSVYAGWPDERLTADSLILDGPADADEEYGRMPAGAPGPNLHYGRQKAGAERAVLAAFGADRSAILRPGVILGPGEYVGRLPYWLHRAALGGPILAPGNPGQTIQPIDVRDVAQFLLDQAASSGPAVHNLAAPIGRDTMGSFLASCLDITGSRGELVWAPDDFLVEQGVRQWTELPLWRTHAGVWQVDASSAVEAGFQSRPLEDTVRDTWAWLSADGRPVPHPRAADHGLDPDKEQRLLAAMGA, encoded by the coding sequence ATGAGGATTCTGGTGATGGGCGGAACCTGGTTCTTGGGCAAGGCCGTGGTGGAGGGTGCGCTCCTGCGCGGTTGGCAGGTCACGACCTTTAACCGGGGCCGGTCCGGCGCCGACGTACCCGGAGTGAGGGCGTGGCGTGGCGACCGAACGGACAGGGGGGATCTCGACTCCCTGGCTGCGCAGGGCCCTTGGGACGCGGTCGTGGACACCTCCGCCTCGGAGATGGCCCCGCGTGACGTGCTCCTCGGCACCCAGCTCCTGGCGGACCGCACTTCCCGATACGTCTATGTATCGACGGTGTCGGTGTACGCGGGCTGGCCGGACGAGCGGCTGACTGCCGATTCGCTGATCCTGGATGGACCGGCGGACGCGGATGAGGAATACGGGCGGATGCCAGCGGGGGCGCCAGGGCCGAACCTTCACTACGGCCGGCAGAAGGCCGGGGCCGAGCGCGCGGTGTTGGCCGCGTTCGGCGCGGACCGGTCCGCGATCCTGCGCCCGGGGGTCATTCTGGGCCCAGGCGAGTACGTCGGCCGACTGCCCTACTGGCTTCATCGTGCAGCCCTGGGTGGTCCGATCCTCGCCCCGGGGAATCCAGGACAGACGATTCAGCCGATCGACGTGCGCGATGTCGCCCAGTTCCTGCTGGATCAGGCCGCAAGCAGCGGCCCCGCCGTCCACAATCTGGCCGCCCCGATCGGCCGGGACACCATGGGCTCGTTCCTGGCCAGCTGCCTCGACATCACCGGCAGCCGTGGCGAGCTGGTGTGGGCGCCGGATGACTTCCTGGTCGAGCAGGGCGTGCGGCAGTGGACGGAGCTGCCCCTGTGGCGCACCCACGCCGGGGTGTGGCAGGTGGACGCCTCCAGCGCGGTCGAGGCTGGTTTCCAGTCGCGGCCGTTGGAAGACACTGTCCGCGACACCTGGGCGTGGCTGAGCGCGGACGGTCGCCCGGTGCCCCATCCCCGGGCGGCCGACCACGGACTGGACCCCGACAAGGAGCAGCGGCTTCTGGCTGCGATGGGGGCCTGA
- a CDS encoding phosphotransferase family protein, whose amino-acid sequence MTAPAPTPGGYTTPEMHDALRCLCAAANLDPAGSTLMRGQTNAVLRLASEPVVIKIARRGTSYARVRQTVGLVQWLTAQNFPTVPLHPIEQPVVVDQYIGTFYTYLPQPQDPVPTVDLAHPLRALHAAGLPPTPLPNLDAVAAIKYSLSAAVTLPTADHRFLAKRIDQLASDLAALRYDLRPAVLHGDPQHGNALHHTGGAVLCDWDSAVLGQPEWDLVTIEIHTRRFGHGSDSYAAFAKAYGYDITSWSGYRTLCDLRELRMISTNARKSAHEPAKMSEVVRRIDGLRQQDVTLVWQIM is encoded by the coding sequence ATGACCGCCCCAGCGCCGACTCCCGGCGGCTACACCACGCCCGAGATGCACGACGCCCTGCGCTGCCTGTGCGCCGCAGCCAACCTCGACCCAGCCGGCTCCACCCTGATGCGAGGCCAGACCAACGCCGTACTCCGCCTCGCCAGCGAACCCGTCGTCATCAAGATCGCCCGACGGGGCACGAGCTACGCCCGCGTCCGCCAGACCGTCGGCCTCGTCCAGTGGCTCACCGCCCAGAACTTCCCCACCGTGCCTCTGCACCCCATCGAGCAACCCGTCGTCGTCGACCAGTACATCGGCACCTTCTACACCTACCTGCCCCAACCTCAGGACCCCGTGCCGACCGTCGACCTCGCCCACCCGCTGCGCGCGCTGCACGCCGCCGGACTTCCGCCCACCCCTCTGCCGAATCTCGACGCCGTCGCCGCAATCAAGTACTCGCTCAGCGCCGCCGTCACCCTCCCCACCGCCGACCACCGCTTCCTGGCCAAGCGCATCGACCAGCTGGCCTCCGATCTCGCCGCCCTGCGCTACGACCTTCGCCCCGCGGTCCTGCACGGCGACCCGCAGCACGGCAACGCCCTGCACCACACCGGTGGCGCCGTGCTCTGCGACTGGGACAGCGCTGTCCTCGGCCAGCCCGAATGGGATCTGGTCACCATAGAGATCCATACCCGCCGGTTCGGCCACGGCAGCGACTCCTACGCTGCCTTCGCCAAGGCGTACGGCTACGACATCACGTCCTGGTCGGGGTACCGCACCCTCTGCGACTTGCGTGAGCTTCGTATGATCAGCACCAACGCCCGTAAATCCGCTCATGAGCCCGCCAAGATGAGCGAGGTCGTCAGGCGAATCGACGGACTCCGCCAGCAGGACGTCACGCTGGTTTGGCAGATCATGTAG
- a CDS encoding helix-turn-helix domain-containing protein encodes MPPASGINTALMWRWATPQAQQVLATRDLAEILRHHRRVHGWSQGRLGAHLGYDTSYISLLETGRRTLDDVASRRRIAQELGLPPHVLGVTDSADSDHTAMLQFGTSVVRLAEKARQSGHATAAVDELWPLVARLEARVADGHTEREVLTLLAHARVGLGAALGHILPEERLPTAARWTGKGLAIARHLDDPAFHSYALRMHGNELRKAGLRAAAVDRLSQSLATASTPQDRAASLALLARAAGEARQGDLFDSTVLDNQRLLDTVEHTSLVNPFSLHEIRLRGLLATGRLDRAGALVDQAPAAGMRSTPQWRVIEHVTAGRVLLVQGAQAAAQTRLVTAVDEAFAHHLPHQIQRVLRTPGIPADVRDHAGSCLRQLREAMAA; translated from the coding sequence GTGCCTCCGGCCAGCGGGATCAATACGGCGTTGATGTGGCGCTGGGCCACCCCACAGGCCCAGCAGGTGCTCGCCACCCGTGACCTGGCGGAGATCTTGCGTCACCACCGGCGCGTGCACGGCTGGAGCCAGGGCCGTCTGGGCGCGCACCTGGGCTACGACACCTCGTACATCTCCCTGCTGGAGACCGGTCGGCGCACTCTCGACGACGTGGCCTCGCGCCGCCGGATCGCCCAAGAGCTGGGACTGCCCCCGCACGTCCTTGGCGTCACCGACTCCGCAGACTCTGACCACACCGCGATGCTCCAGTTCGGCACCAGCGTCGTACGCCTGGCCGAGAAGGCCCGCCAGAGCGGGCACGCCACCGCCGCCGTGGACGAGCTCTGGCCCTTGGTGGCCCGGCTGGAAGCCCGCGTCGCCGACGGCCACACTGAGCGGGAAGTCCTGACACTGCTGGCCCACGCCCGCGTCGGCCTTGGAGCCGCACTGGGGCACATCCTGCCCGAGGAGCGACTGCCGACCGCGGCCCGCTGGACCGGCAAGGGCCTGGCCATCGCCCGCCACCTGGATGACCCGGCTTTCCACTCGTACGCACTGCGGATGCACGGCAACGAGCTGCGCAAGGCCGGTCTGCGGGCCGCAGCCGTCGACCGCCTGAGCCAGTCCCTCGCCACCGCCAGCACCCCGCAGGACCGGGCCGCCTCCCTGGCGCTCCTTGCCCGCGCCGCCGGCGAGGCCCGGCAGGGCGACCTGTTCGACTCCACCGTGCTCGACAACCAGCGGCTGCTCGACACCGTCGAGCACACCTCGCTGGTCAACCCGTTCTCCCTGCACGAGATCCGGTTGCGCGGCCTGCTGGCCACCGGCCGACTCGACCGCGCCGGCGCTCTCGTCGACCAGGCTCCAGCCGCGGGCATGCGCAGCACCCCGCAGTGGCGCGTGATAGAGCACGTCACCGCCGGACGCGTCCTGCTGGTCCAAGGAGCACAGGCTGCCGCCCAGACTCGGCTGGTCACCGCAGTGGATGAAGCCTTCGCCCACCATCTGCCCCACCAGATCCAGCGGGTGCTGCGCACCCCGGGTATCCCGGCAGACGTCCGCGACCACGCCGGCAGCTGCTTGCGGCAGCTGCGAGAGGCGATGGCAGCGTAA
- a CDS encoding NUDIX hydrolase: protein MKGTMDQPYIPPRHPVSVKGVVLDSQDRVLLLRNERAEWELPGGRLEVGEKPEDCVAREVSEESGWQVEAGPLLSVWVYEPIPNRHVLIVTYGCRNRSADSTPVLSAEHNDIGLFTREEVPGLVMPQSYKDSVAAWFQHLDHTGVSLSRD from the coding sequence GTGAAGGGCACCATGGACCAGCCGTACATCCCGCCCCGACACCCCGTGTCGGTCAAGGGCGTCGTCCTCGACTCCCAAGACCGCGTCCTGCTGCTGCGCAACGAACGCGCCGAGTGGGAGCTGCCCGGCGGTCGGCTGGAGGTCGGCGAGAAGCCCGAGGACTGCGTGGCGCGCGAGGTCTCCGAGGAGAGCGGCTGGCAGGTGGAGGCCGGCCCGCTGCTGTCGGTATGGGTCTACGAGCCCATCCCGAACCGGCACGTCCTGATCGTCACCTACGGCTGCCGCAACCGGAGCGCCGACAGCACCCCGGTGCTCAGCGCGGAGCACAACGACATCGGCCTGTTCACCCGGGAAGAGGTCCCCGGCCTGGTCATGCCCCAGAGCTACAAGGACTCCGTCGCCGCCTGGTTCCAGCACCTGGACCATACGGGCGTCTCCCTCAGCCGGGACTGA
- a CDS encoding TauD/TfdA family dioxygenase, with product MPNSSPSALFRDHLADPRRPAVRARISAQLTEQGLVTMDGLERREQVLGLARVLMKVNRHRDSDPDGLTVIRDTGRHQDRPGFAGLSSAELFPHTEGSALPVPPRLMLLALARAADSGGACVLVDGRAVYDDLLAGHPDAVEVLAEDRAGLFGTGSGTFSPVFAHPGGERIQVRLRLDELARFHPRVEPYLPALRAAIDRHRHALPLRAGQAYLLDNYRWLHARTAFGGGRVAYRALGDPQVGLTLPAGFSVGSALAAEPTEAPALVGGGAWR from the coding sequence ATGCCCAACTCCAGCCCCTCGGCTCTCTTCCGCGACCACCTCGCGGATCCACGGCGTCCTGCGGTGCGGGCCCGGATCTCGGCACAGCTGACGGAGCAGGGTCTGGTCACGATGGACGGGCTGGAGCGCCGCGAGCAGGTCCTCGGGCTGGCCCGGGTGCTCATGAAGGTCAACCGCCACCGCGACAGTGACCCCGATGGGCTGACTGTCATCCGCGACACCGGCCGCCACCAGGACAGGCCCGGCTTCGCCGGACTGTCCAGTGCGGAACTCTTTCCACACACCGAGGGGTCGGCGCTACCGGTGCCGCCGAGGCTGATGCTGCTGGCACTGGCGCGCGCTGCGGACAGCGGCGGTGCGTGTGTTCTGGTCGACGGCCGTGCGGTGTACGACGATCTGTTGGCGGGCCACCCGGACGCTGTCGAGGTGCTGGCCGAGGACCGCGCGGGGCTGTTCGGCACCGGAAGCGGCACCTTCTCCCCCGTGTTCGCCCACCCGGGCGGCGAGCGGATACAGGTCCGTCTGCGGCTGGACGAGCTGGCCCGGTTTCACCCCCGCGTCGAGCCGTACCTTCCGGCACTGCGCGCGGCGATCGACCGCCACCGGCACGCCCTGCCGTTGCGTGCGGGGCAGGCGTACCTCCTTGACAACTACCGCTGGTTGCACGCCCGCACCGCGTTCGGAGGTGGACGGGTGGCGTACCGGGCCCTGGGCGACCCACAGGTCGGCCTCACCCTGCCCGCCGGCTTCTCCGTCGGGTCGGCACTCGCCGCCGAACCGACCGAAGCGCCTGCTCTAGTCGGCGGAGGTGCCTGGAGATGA
- a CDS encoding ATP-binding protein produces the protein MIPNCVLWEGVYGFQPESIAHVRHQIRTALDEAGFEADAVDTAVLLACELATNAVQHGRGRARRCFEARAVAAATGVYVEVADGNQRMPLPRRARDGDENGRGLRLLAVLGHKWGVTLESGSGKRTWVLVAAALPEELRTTSQAAHRQEELACA, from the coding sequence ATGATCCCCAACTGCGTGTTGTGGGAGGGTGTCTACGGATTCCAGCCCGAGTCGATCGCCCATGTGCGCCACCAGATCCGCACCGCACTCGACGAGGCGGGCTTCGAGGCCGACGCGGTGGACACGGCCGTGCTGCTGGCCTGCGAACTGGCCACCAACGCCGTTCAGCACGGACGCGGCCGTGCCCGGCGCTGCTTCGAGGCCAGGGCAGTGGCTGCCGCCACCGGTGTATACGTCGAGGTAGCGGACGGCAACCAGCGGATGCCCTTGCCCCGCAGGGCCCGGGACGGTGACGAGAACGGGCGCGGGCTGCGGCTGCTCGCCGTCCTTGGCCACAAGTGGGGCGTCACCCTCGAATCGGGTTCTGGCAAACGGACCTGGGTCCTGGTAGCGGCTGCCCTCCCCGAGGAACTGCGCACCACCTCGCAGGCCGCGCACCGGCAGGAGGAACTGGCGTGTGCGTGA
- a CDS encoding ATP-binding protein yields the protein MSQRADRRPTHLTADPPGPPPLGTRAGSDGTNTCSSDRTPAVRPANEGRPMREVRHDTFPVDRGQGPHERIARITDLVAQWNLQLDEEITADLALCTHEVVSNAVDHTNGPVEVTVTWMRYQRLRVQVSDYSTALPSLDMTSDTAGCRGLDVLEALSLAWGWEPNPRGKFVWFEVGLHRLVGERARLAALVRVARARGHRRVPVPDHPPRDPQALVNRRVAASVTVGADG from the coding sequence GTGAGCCAGCGCGCCGACCGGCGCCCCACCCACCTGACCGCAGATCCCCCCGGGCCGCCCCCGCTCGGCACGCGGGCGGGCAGCGACGGCACGAACACCTGCTCCAGCGACCGCACACCGGCCGTCCGGCCGGCAAACGAGGGACGACCGATGCGCGAGGTACGGCACGACACCTTCCCTGTTGACCGAGGCCAGGGCCCGCACGAACGCATCGCGCGGATCACCGACCTCGTCGCGCAGTGGAACCTGCAACTGGACGAAGAGATCACGGCCGACCTGGCCCTGTGCACCCACGAAGTTGTCTCCAACGCCGTCGACCACACGAACGGGCCCGTGGAGGTGACGGTGACCTGGATGCGCTACCAGAGGCTGCGCGTACAGGTCAGCGACTACTCGACGGCTCTGCCGAGCCTCGACATGACCAGCGACACCGCAGGCTGCCGGGGCCTTGATGTCCTGGAAGCCCTTTCTCTCGCATGGGGCTGGGAACCCAACCCCAGAGGCAAGTTCGTGTGGTTCGAGGTCGGCCTGCACCGGCTCGTCGGCGAACGGGCCCGTCTGGCCGCCCTGGTGCGCGTCGCCCGGGCTCGGGGCCACCGCAGGGTCCCTGTTCCCGACCACCCGCCGCGCGATCCGCAGGCGCTGGTCAATCGGCGGGTTGCCGCCAGCGTCACCGTCGGAGCCGACGGCTAA
- a CDS encoding SAM-dependent methyltransferase translates to MMNDPQQQPFPSVALRTDVAHPARVYDVYLGGKDNFPADREAAQKVSETFPTISTTARANRDFLLRAVKQLAGSGVRQFLDIGTGIPTSPAIHEVAQGIDPHARVVYVDNDPMVLVHARALLTSTTALGRTAYVDADLRHPETILNDPQLWEVLDPALPVALILGAILHFLPDDLQPQAIVKQLLAALPRQSYLVLSHVTADFDSQWNEIERLYNAEFDIPLQVRSADEVAHFFTGLELLPPGLTVVSQWQPEGLGRLPSDASVSCVGGVGRMP, encoded by the coding sequence ATGATGAACGACCCACAGCAGCAGCCCTTCCCCTCCGTGGCCCTGCGGACCGATGTTGCCCACCCTGCCCGGGTATACGACGTCTACCTCGGAGGCAAGGACAACTTCCCCGCGGACCGCGAGGCAGCACAGAAGGTCAGCGAGACCTTCCCGACCATCTCCACCACGGCCCGCGCCAACCGCGACTTCCTCCTGCGCGCCGTAAAACAGCTGGCCGGCAGCGGAGTGCGCCAGTTCCTCGACATCGGCACCGGGATCCCCACAAGCCCCGCCATCCACGAGGTCGCTCAGGGCATCGACCCCCACGCCCGCGTCGTCTACGTGGACAACGACCCCATGGTGCTCGTGCACGCGCGCGCCCTGCTCACCAGCACCACCGCCTTGGGGCGCACCGCCTACGTGGACGCCGACCTACGGCACCCCGAGACCATCCTGAACGACCCGCAACTGTGGGAGGTGCTGGACCCCGCGCTTCCGGTGGCTCTGATCTTGGGCGCCATCCTTCACTTCCTACCGGACGACCTCCAGCCCCAGGCGATCGTCAAGCAGCTCCTGGCGGCCCTGCCGCGCCAGAGCTACCTCGTGCTGAGCCACGTCACGGCCGACTTCGACTCCCAGTGGAACGAGATCGAACGGCTCTACAACGCCGAGTTCGACATACCCCTCCAGGTCCGCAGTGCCGACGAGGTCGCGCACTTCTTCACTGGCCTGGAGCTGCTGCCCCCCGGCCTGACCGTCGTCTCCCAGTGGCAGCCCGAGGGTCTGGGCCGCCTTCCCTCCGATGCATCGGTCTCCTGCGTCGGCGGCGTGGGCCGCATGCCCTGA
- a CDS encoding DUF6624 domain-containing protein translates to MVPNTQHLTLATEAVEDLVTRAGAARDLRRGLLAAPSFEHTPAAVKAADQSNTDALRRYLDQHGWPSEVHMGTAASRAATEIALRADRDPLLQQRCRDLLAEAVADQRDSPVRWAYLVDRCALNQAEPQIYGTACYLREGGVALRAVRDPEHLDERRATVGLGPHREYLDALERTSTGPARGLAALPPVEPRTSGGHR, encoded by the coding sequence ATGGTTCCGAACACGCAGCACCTCACCCTGGCGACAGAGGCGGTCGAAGACCTCGTCACCAGGGCCGGAGCTGCGCGGGACCTGCGGCGGGGCCTCCTGGCCGCACCCTCCTTCGAGCACACCCCGGCTGCGGTCAAGGCCGCCGACCAGTCCAACACCGACGCCCTGCGCCGCTACCTCGACCAGCACGGATGGCCGAGCGAAGTCCACATGGGCACCGCCGCGTCCCGGGCGGCCACAGAGATCGCCCTGCGCGCGGACCGCGACCCCCTCCTGCAGCAGCGCTGCCGCGACCTGCTGGCCGAAGCAGTCGCGGACCAACGGGACTCGCCGGTGCGCTGGGCCTACCTCGTCGACCGCTGTGCCCTGAACCAGGCCGAGCCACAGATCTACGGCACCGCTTGCTACCTGCGCGAAGGAGGAGTGGCGCTGCGCGCGGTGCGCGATCCGGAGCATCTGGACGAGCGCCGCGCCACGGTCGGACTTGGACCGCACCGTGAGTACCTCGACGCGCTGGAGCGCACCTCGACCGGCCCGGCCCGGGGCCTGGCAGCCCTGCCGCCGGTGGAGCCGAGGACATCGGGAGGTCACCGGTGA
- the fxlM gene encoding methyltransferase, FxLD system, translating to MTAPVDAATDTASAGELRDRMVDTLLDNHAIRTPEVEAVMRAVPRELFLPGVALTDVYNSHDVVRLRWDENGRCISSASAPWLVARMLEQARLRPGHRVLEIGTATGVNSAYCSALVGQDDPAGAAGRVDSVEILPDMAQAVREALDNAGVRNVNVILGDGEHGAPQGAPFDAIIVTVQAPDLATAWLDQLKPGGRLVVPLTVRGLSRSFTFEPQGDHWITTERLQCGFVNMQGEGANPPRRIELGQDAQLVIDDGQPADAHTLTAALSTEAHQLPTAVLLGAGEDALPHMDMWLAVALDTFGHFVHVGDYAKPSTMGWTVGLGDAATWDQDSIAYVALHPRPDLERTYELVAWGHGPNGRTLAEALADEVRLWDRDLRTGPEPVIRAYRAGTPDGNLAAGRVVNRRNTRMVLSRQ from the coding sequence ATGACCGCACCTGTTGATGCCGCCACCGATACGGCCTCGGCCGGGGAACTGCGCGACCGCATGGTCGACACGCTCCTCGACAATCACGCGATCCGCACCCCGGAGGTCGAGGCGGTGATGCGCGCCGTGCCTCGGGAACTCTTCCTGCCCGGGGTCGCGCTGACGGACGTCTACAACAGCCACGACGTGGTCCGGCTGCGATGGGACGAGAACGGCCGGTGCATCAGCTCGGCCTCCGCCCCGTGGCTGGTGGCCAGGATGCTGGAGCAGGCCCGGCTACGGCCGGGCCACCGGGTGCTGGAGATCGGCACCGCGACCGGAGTCAACAGCGCCTACTGCTCCGCCCTGGTCGGACAGGACGACCCAGCCGGCGCGGCGGGGCGTGTGGACAGCGTCGAGATCCTCCCGGACATGGCCCAGGCAGTGCGCGAAGCGCTCGACAACGCCGGGGTGCGGAACGTCAACGTCATCTTGGGCGACGGCGAACACGGCGCCCCCCAAGGCGCGCCGTTCGACGCGATCATCGTGACCGTCCAGGCCCCCGACCTGGCCACCGCATGGCTGGACCAGCTCAAGCCCGGCGGGCGACTGGTCGTCCCGCTCACGGTGCGCGGCCTGTCCCGATCATTCACGTTCGAGCCGCAGGGCGACCACTGGATCACCACCGAACGGCTCCAGTGCGGCTTCGTGAACATGCAGGGCGAGGGCGCGAACCCGCCGCGTCGGATCGAGCTCGGCCAGGACGCCCAACTGGTCATCGACGACGGGCAACCCGCCGACGCCCACACGCTGACCGCCGCTCTGTCCACGGAGGCGCACCAGCTGCCCACCGCAGTACTCCTGGGAGCCGGTGAGGACGCCCTGCCGCACATGGACATGTGGCTCGCCGTCGCACTGGACACCTTCGGCCACTTCGTCCACGTCGGCGACTACGCCAAGCCCAGCACGATGGGATGGACGGTCGGCCTAGGCGACGCCGCCACCTGGGACCAGGACTCCATCGCCTATGTCGCCCTGCACCCGCGGCCCGACCTGGAACGAACGTACGAACTGGTCGCGTGGGGGCACGGACCGAACGGCCGGACCCTGGCCGAGGCGCTGGCCGACGAGGTACGGCTGTGGGACCGTGACCTCCGCACGGGACCGGAGCCGGTGATCCGGGCCTACCGTGCCGGCACCCCGGACGGGAACCTCGCCGCTGGCCGGGTCGTCAACCGCCGGAACACCCGCATGGTCCTGAGCCGGCAGTGA
- a CDS encoding FxLD family lanthipeptide codes for MAPSTATLEPAIRTGAASDDFDDLDVSVVEVLDPAHLVSMTDDNCGSTCEKSTCISAV; via the coding sequence ATGGCACCCAGCACCGCGACCCTCGAACCGGCCATCCGGACCGGCGCCGCGAGCGACGACTTCGACGACCTGGACGTCAGCGTCGTCGAGGTCCTCGACCCGGCCCACCTGGTCTCGATGACCGACGACAACTGCGGCTCGACCTGCGAGAAGTCGACCTGCATCAGCGCCGTCTGA